One Cellulosimicrobium protaetiae genomic region harbors:
- a CDS encoding aldo/keto reductase, protein MKTFTLPGTDLVVPNVVLGLMRIQDKTDDEVRTLVRTARDAGITFLDHADVYGTDLHGCERRFAEALGLSPAERAEWVIQSKAGIVREGPYFDYSYEHLVASVEGSLGALRTDYLDLLLLHRPDALVEPEEVARAFADLHAAGKVRAFGVSNHTPGQIELLRRYVEQPIVANQLQLSITHAPVVAQGVAANMQGLDQSISRDSGILDYCRLHDITVQAWSPFQAGFFTGVFLGSPEYPELNAVIDRLAARYEVPPIAIATAWITRHPARIQVVLGTTNPERVAGAALGSEVPLTRAEWYELFRAAGYTIP, encoded by the coding sequence ATGAAGACCTTCACGTTGCCCGGCACGGACCTCGTCGTCCCGAACGTCGTGCTCGGCCTCATGCGCATCCAGGACAAGACCGACGACGAGGTCCGCACGCTCGTGCGCACCGCACGCGACGCCGGCATCACGTTCCTCGACCACGCCGACGTCTACGGCACCGACCTGCACGGCTGCGAGCGCCGGTTCGCCGAGGCCCTCGGCCTCTCCCCCGCCGAGCGTGCGGAGTGGGTCATCCAGTCGAAGGCCGGGATCGTGCGCGAGGGCCCGTACTTCGACTATTCGTACGAGCACCTCGTCGCGTCCGTCGAGGGGTCGCTCGGCGCGCTGCGCACGGACTATCTCGACCTCCTCCTGCTGCACCGACCCGACGCCCTCGTCGAGCCCGAGGAGGTCGCGCGCGCGTTCGCCGACCTGCACGCCGCGGGAAAGGTGCGCGCGTTCGGGGTGTCCAACCACACGCCGGGCCAGATCGAGCTGCTGCGCCGGTACGTCGAGCAGCCGATCGTCGCGAACCAGCTCCAGCTCTCGATCACGCACGCGCCGGTCGTCGCGCAGGGCGTCGCGGCGAACATGCAGGGCCTCGACCAGTCGATCAGCCGCGACAGCGGGATCCTCGACTACTGCCGCCTGCACGACATCACGGTCCAGGCGTGGTCGCCGTTCCAGGCGGGGTTCTTCACCGGAGTGTTCCTGGGCTCGCCGGAGTACCCGGAGCTCAACGCCGTGATCGACCGGCTCGCCGCACGCTACGAGGTGCCGCCGATCGCGATCGCGACCGCGTGGATCACGCGGCACCCGGCACGGATACAGGTCGTGCTCGGCACGACGAACCCCGAGCGCGTCGCGGGCGCGGCCCTCGGCTCCGAGGTGCCGCTGACGCGTGCAGAGTGGTACGAGCTGTTCCGCGCGGCGGGCTACACCATCCCCTGA
- a CDS encoding LysR family transcriptional regulator: MDLRQMEYLVALADERQFTRAAQLVGVSQSGLSAAVRSLEEELGASLFTRTTRRVEPTEAGLALLPHARSMLAQAAAGRDAVVRATRALSGSLRVGSEQCLGVVDVTTLLERFHRRYPQVEIHFAQAGSHDLLARVREGDLDVAFVATTEHLGPLSQTVLGSEPLVLVCAPEHPLAARGRVDWADLSGQEFVDFDPSWGARPVNDATCAAHGVHRRVRCSVNDVHTLLELVDRGLGIALVPRHVAAKPQAERLVTLALPEGGAPSWTVSVVTGRWDSAASAAPQLLELLADAPACRGVDVVRPEGETAGVEVVAEVR, encoded by the coding sequence ATGGACCTTCGGCAGATGGAGTACCTCGTCGCGCTCGCCGACGAGCGCCAGTTCACCCGTGCTGCCCAGCTCGTCGGCGTCTCGCAGTCGGGCCTGTCCGCCGCGGTGCGCAGCCTCGAGGAGGAGCTCGGCGCGAGCCTGTTCACGCGCACGACGCGTCGCGTCGAGCCCACCGAGGCGGGCCTGGCGCTGCTGCCGCACGCACGGTCCATGCTCGCGCAGGCGGCCGCGGGCCGCGACGCGGTCGTCCGCGCCACGCGTGCCCTCTCCGGGTCGCTGCGCGTCGGCTCGGAGCAGTGCCTCGGCGTCGTCGACGTCACCACGCTGCTCGAACGCTTCCACCGCCGCTACCCCCAGGTGGAGATCCACTTCGCGCAGGCCGGTTCGCACGACCTGCTCGCGCGCGTGCGCGAGGGCGACCTCGACGTCGCGTTCGTCGCGACCACCGAGCACCTGGGCCCGCTGTCGCAGACCGTGCTGGGCAGCGAGCCGCTCGTGCTCGTGTGCGCGCCCGAGCACCCGCTCGCCGCGCGCGGCCGGGTCGACTGGGCCGACCTCTCCGGCCAGGAGTTCGTCGACTTCGACCCGTCGTGGGGCGCGCGCCCCGTCAACGACGCGACGTGCGCCGCGCACGGCGTGCACCGCCGCGTGCGGTGCTCCGTCAACGACGTGCACACGCTCCTCGAGCTCGTCGACCGCGGGCTCGGCATCGCGCTCGTGCCGCGGCACGTCGCCGCGAAGCCGCAGGCCGAACGCCTCGTCACGCTCGCGCTGCCGGAGGGCGGTGCGCCGAGCTGGACCGTGTCGGTCGTGACCGGGCGCTGGGACAGCGCGGCGTCCGCCGCCCCCCAGCTGCTCGAGCTCCTCGCCGACGCGCCCGCGTGCCGCGGCGTCGACGTGGTGCGACCCGAGGGCGAGACCGCCGGCGTCGAGGTCGTGGCGGAGGTGCGGTGA
- a CDS encoding MFS transporter, which produces MTPPAGADAPLFPLRSVVLGAFVPTLVLEIGIGAMLPVVAVTATGRGASLTVAGLVAALVPIGKILFDLPAGALAQRLGDRTAMLLAGGVAVVAFTTVALTPNLWGLAAGVLALGASTAVFNLARQAYLTEITPPLRRARVLSTLAGVHRIGLFLGPFAGAAVIAATDVRGAYWLGAGRCRGRGDPRRRAPGTGSGGARRVRPRARPGAA; this is translated from the coding sequence GTGACCCCGCCCGCGGGCGCCGACGCACCGCTCTTCCCGCTCCGCAGCGTCGTCCTCGGCGCGTTCGTCCCGACGCTCGTCCTCGAGATCGGCATCGGGGCGATGCTGCCCGTCGTCGCGGTCACCGCGACGGGCCGTGGCGCGAGCCTCACGGTCGCCGGGCTCGTCGCGGCACTCGTCCCGATCGGCAAGATCCTCTTCGACCTCCCGGCCGGGGCCCTGGCCCAGCGGCTCGGCGACCGCACGGCGATGCTGCTCGCGGGCGGGGTCGCGGTCGTCGCGTTCACGACGGTCGCCCTCACGCCGAACCTGTGGGGGCTCGCGGCCGGCGTCCTCGCCCTGGGGGCGTCGACCGCCGTCTTCAACCTCGCCCGCCAGGCGTACCTCACGGAGATCACCCCGCCGCTGCGGCGGGCGCGCGTCCTGTCCACGCTCGCGGGCGTGCACCGCATCGGCCTCTTCCTCGGCCCGTTCGCCGGGGCCGCCGTCATCGCGGCCACGGACGTGCGGGGCGCCTACTGGCTCGGTGCGGGCCGCTGCCGCGGCCGTGGTGATCCTCGCCGTCGTG